The following are from one region of the Nicotiana tomentosiformis chromosome 7, ASM39032v3, whole genome shotgun sequence genome:
- the LOC104109507 gene encoding uncharacterized protein, producing MNVSLQLQSLIVLSLMIWGYIDHFVGLKKEQIMVIGKFKFFPFEEREKSEDYCVGVFDEEEMEEHSEKSPPAEDDHCPICFGDFTIPCRTNCGHWFCATCILQLWNYRLTLQRCKCPICCRPISKLVPEDSLVVQQEEDTVELLKDIRRYNHLYVGGAYGVFLKLVALPLLMQRILRSLMSNLMDPDHVKLNCYVLRLFALLLSWIYSSWNFEFIPTGRLGIWRLLDICAMAFVAIFYLAGLFRRWALSRHVRLLAVLQAQPS from the exons ATGAATGTGTCGCTGCAACTTCAGTCATTGATTGTTTTGTCTTTGATGATTTGGGGTTATATTGATCATTTTGTGGGGTTGAAAAAAGAACAAATAATGGTGATCGGTAAATTTAAGTTTTTTCCTTTCGAGGAAAGGGAGAAATCGGAGGATTATTGTGTCGGTGTATTTGATGAAGAAGAAATGGAGGAACATAGTGAAAAGTCACCACCAGCTGAGGATGATCACTGCCCTATATGTTTTGGGGACTTCACAATTCCTTGCAGGACAAATTGTGGACACTGGTTTTGTG CAACTTGCATATTGCAGCTATGGAATTATAGATTAACATTACAGCGGTGCAAATGCCCCATATGCTGTCGTCCCATCAGTAAGCTGGTTCCCGAGGATTCTTTAGTTGTACAACAGGAAGAGGATACTGTTGAACTCCTTAAGGACATTCGCCGATACAATCACCTATATGTAGGTGGTGCTTATGGTGTGTTTCTG AAACTAGTTGCATTGCCACTGCTAATGCAGAGAATTCTCAGGTCATTGATGAGCAATCTGATGGATCCTGATCATGTCAAGTTAAATTGTTATGTACTGCGCCTTTTTGCT TTATTGCTGAGTTGGATCTACAGCAGCTGGAACTTTGAGTTTATTCCTACTG GACGTCTGGGAATATGGAGACTACTTGACATTTGTGCTATGGCCTTTGTGGCCATTTTCTATTTGGCTGGCCTATTCCGTAGATGGGCACTTAGCCGTCATGTGAGGCTGTTAGCTGTTTTACAAGCTCAGCCGAGTTAA